In Plasmodium coatneyi strain Hackeri chromosome 3, complete sequence, a genomic segment contains:
- a CDS encoding P36-like protein-like protein — MSTCMPNVTPTPKKELSCKAMSSSTKASPAQLDAVKKYLKNFDHQNETESINGFAELLKELNIKMAVFDFDLTIIGAHSGGYVDKDNDVDHIGTAVTAHFKILSKALNERGIKITVATFSDDEAIRYSRGRNSTLIAGEEMVKFSMQQSKCDAKIEKVYAYYPPYYREPRQYRPLGLDKPMSHDKSYHLKQIRTDFGVNIDEILFVDDDVNNCVSAKKEGYLTFNVMGKNGFNFKSVKVM, encoded by the exons ATGAGCACATGCATGCCCAACGTAACCCCCACGCCCAAGAAGGAACTTTCCTGCAAGGCCATGTCATCCTCGACCAAGGCAAGTCCAGCACAGCTGGACGCAGTGAAGAAGTACCTGAAGAACTTCGACCACCAGAATGAAACGGAGA GCATAAATGGATTTGCTGAGCTGCTGAAGGAGcttaacataaaaatggcTGTGTTTGATTTCGACCTGACCATAATCGGTGCCCACTCGG gCGGCTACGTCGATAAGGACAACGATGTGGACCACATCGGAACTGCAGTGACGGCCCACTTCAAGATTCTCTCCAAGGCACTCAACGagaggggaataaaaattaccGTTGCGACGTTTTCGG ACGACGAGGCCATCCGGTACAGCCGGGGCAGAAACTCCACCCTCATTGCGGGAGAGGAAATGGTTAAATTCAGCATGCAGCAGAGCAAGTGCGACGCGAAGATCGAGAAGGTCTATGCCTACTACCCCCC CTACTACCGAGAGCCACGGCAGTACAGACCGTTGGGGCTGGACAAGCCAATGAGTCACGACAAATCCTACCATTTGAagcag ATCAGGACCGACTTTGGAGTGAACATCGATGAAATTCTATTCGTGGACGACGACGTGAACAATTGCGTCTCAGCCAAAAAGGAGGGATACTTAACCTTCAACGTTATGGGGAAAAATGGCTTCAACTTTAAAAGTGTAAAAGTTATGTAG